From Kineosporia succinea, the proteins below share one genomic window:
- a CDS encoding NUDIX hydrolase: MITKDVQVRRAARVILTDPDGRVLLFEGNDPGAPEKGRWWVTPGGGADAGETLAQTAARELFEETGFVVTGDLGAVVLERRIEFVFMNRPYEQHEVFFRAVLGESVTGTDLDRSGWTEIEKDTMTDARWWTADELRATTETVYPAGLADLL, from the coding sequence ATGATCACGAAAGACGTCCAGGTACGGCGGGCCGCGCGCGTCATCCTGACCGATCCGGACGGGCGGGTGCTGCTCTTCGAGGGCAACGACCCGGGCGCACCGGAGAAGGGGCGCTGGTGGGTCACCCCCGGCGGCGGGGCCGACGCCGGGGAGACCCTCGCGCAGACCGCGGCCCGGGAACTGTTCGAGGAGACCGGCTTCGTGGTCACCGGGGACCTCGGCGCGGTGGTGCTCGAGCGCCGCATCGAATTCGTGTTCATGAACCGCCCGTACGAGCAGCACGAGGTGTTCTTCCGCGCCGTTCTGGGCGAGAGCGTGACCGGCACCGACCTCGACCGCAGCGGCTGGACCGAGATCGAGAAGGACACGATGACCGACGCCCGGTGGTGGACCGCCGACGAACTGCGCGCCACCACCGAGACGGTCTACCCGGCCGGTCTGGCCGACCTGCTCTAA
- a CDS encoding LuxR C-terminal-related transcriptional regulator produces the protein MGVDVPRVWRHDDGAVPDDRADGWWFRDAVLRLPEVRPERDVLVVAAPPGSGRARLVRQWLRRSGAAWSWISPAPGDSLAETGRPHDAFVVIENAQVLTPGQLAGVIEAVPGAGRRLVLLGRGEVLPPALAVRLAGRLAEVRGADLWWPAERVPEQVAALTGLMVNASVAHRLHLATGGWPAGVLALARTAAPLSAEGHVLAHLTADLLLGDLPDELGDFVLRTSLLPGADLDPELCAALAPGASPAPLLDEARRWGLTSDVWPQTAPDVVARQVYHPLVTAAARHRLSRRGAGDAENLLRAGETVAALGRGPLAADLLLAAGAAPKVLEQLRQAAPRGFRGWEPAHLHRVVTALPEPSWSGDPEHRALIAFAAAIAGDHLLAAETLAVSPGVSWWPAVNALIAGLAGRSENAYGAVLPGFFGLPDNDAALNVLAAQAAGFAGDQGSVARRLAAARETPGRPRYLLLTEIGVEALVSAWAGELSSAQRLADRAHRLAAEAGLTGHPMLATAALAEAEVLRSRGDAPAALRLMTDDATDFVVGPAGGAAPGQARRVLRARLRLDLGDVPAARAELERLRAEGDEHLPPALAVRLALARARLAELDGDLAAAQAGLEAVPLVPSVASALLFIALQRQDQSGTTALMARWPADAGPEDRLRRMLAEAAQALAGGRRAQASDLVNEALVAAEPDGHLRVFLDLPGSLRTLVSTTLRRSPDASHWRRSLAAHLDDAGAGDETVAVTRRELVVLEQLTTDLTHAQIAAGLFVSENTLKSHCRNLYRKLGVHSREEAVRIARVRGWLGASSRGEKVLDVNITQTPEVIEL, from the coding sequence GTGGGGGTGGACGTGCCGAGAGTGTGGCGCCACGACGACGGCGCAGTGCCGGACGACCGGGCCGATGGCTGGTGGTTCCGTGACGCTGTGCTGCGCCTGCCTGAGGTCCGGCCCGAGCGAGACGTGCTGGTGGTGGCCGCTCCTCCCGGCTCCGGTCGCGCGCGCCTGGTGCGGCAGTGGCTGCGGCGCTCCGGCGCTGCCTGGAGCTGGATCTCACCGGCTCCCGGTGACTCGCTCGCCGAGACGGGGCGCCCGCACGACGCGTTCGTCGTGATCGAGAACGCCCAGGTGCTGACGCCCGGCCAGCTGGCCGGCGTGATCGAGGCCGTTCCCGGGGCCGGGCGTCGCCTGGTGCTCCTGGGGCGTGGCGAGGTGCTGCCCCCGGCGCTCGCGGTGCGCCTGGCCGGCCGGCTCGCCGAGGTGCGGGGCGCCGACCTGTGGTGGCCCGCCGAGCGGGTGCCCGAGCAGGTGGCCGCCCTGACCGGCCTGATGGTGAACGCGTCGGTCGCCCACCGCCTCCACCTCGCCACCGGTGGGTGGCCCGCGGGGGTGCTGGCGCTGGCCCGCACCGCCGCCCCGCTGTCGGCCGAGGGGCACGTGCTCGCCCATCTGACCGCGGATCTCCTGCTCGGCGACCTTCCCGACGAGCTCGGCGATTTCGTGCTGCGCACCAGCCTGCTCCCCGGCGCCGACCTCGACCCCGAGCTCTGCGCCGCCCTGGCTCCCGGCGCCAGTCCGGCCCCACTGCTCGACGAGGCCCGCCGGTGGGGCCTGACCTCCGACGTCTGGCCGCAGACCGCGCCGGACGTCGTGGCCCGGCAGGTCTACCACCCCCTGGTCACGGCGGCGGCCCGGCACCGGCTGTCCCGGCGAGGGGCCGGTGACGCCGAGAACCTGCTCCGCGCCGGTGAGACCGTCGCCGCCCTCGGCCGGGGCCCGCTCGCCGCCGACCTCCTGCTGGCGGCCGGAGCCGCACCGAAGGTGCTCGAGCAGCTGAGACAGGCTGCGCCCCGGGGGTTCCGGGGCTGGGAGCCGGCCCACCTGCATCGCGTCGTCACCGCCCTGCCGGAGCCGTCGTGGTCGGGCGACCCGGAGCACCGCGCCCTGATCGCCTTCGCCGCGGCCATCGCCGGTGACCACCTCCTCGCCGCCGAGACGCTGGCGGTCTCCCCGGGCGTCAGCTGGTGGCCGGCCGTGAACGCGCTCATCGCCGGACTCGCCGGACGTTCGGAAAATGCCTACGGCGCAGTCCTTCCCGGCTTCTTCGGCCTGCCTGACAACGATGCCGCCCTGAACGTGCTCGCCGCCCAGGCCGCCGGATTCGCGGGCGACCAGGGCTCGGTCGCCCGGCGCCTGGCCGCCGCCCGCGAGACCCCGGGCCGGCCGCGCTACCTGCTGCTCACCGAAATCGGGGTGGAGGCCCTGGTCTCGGCCTGGGCCGGGGAGCTCTCCAGCGCCCAGCGCCTGGCCGACCGCGCGCACCGCCTCGCCGCCGAGGCCGGGCTGACCGGCCACCCGATGCTCGCGACCGCGGCGCTGGCCGAGGCCGAGGTGCTGCGCTCGCGCGGCGACGCCCCCGCGGCACTGCGGCTCATGACCGACGACGCAACCGATTTCGTGGTCGGCCCGGCCGGGGGAGCGGCCCCCGGCCAGGCCCGGCGGGTGCTGCGGGCCCGGCTCCGGCTCGACCTGGGCGACGTGCCCGCCGCCCGCGCCGAACTGGAACGACTGCGGGCCGAGGGGGACGAGCACCTGCCGCCCGCCCTTGCCGTGCGCCTCGCCCTGGCCCGGGCCCGGCTGGCCGAGCTCGACGGCGACCTGGCCGCGGCCCAGGCCGGGCTCGAGGCCGTGCCGCTGGTCCCGTCCGTGGCCTCGGCCCTGCTCTTCATCGCCCTGCAGCGCCAGGACCAGTCCGGCACCACCGCCCTGATGGCCCGCTGGCCGGCCGACGCCGGCCCCGAAGACCGGCTGCGCCGGATGCTGGCCGAGGCCGCCCAGGCGCTCGCCGGCGGACGCCGCGCGCAGGCGTCCGACCTGGTCAACGAGGCCCTGGTGGCGGCCGAGCCAGACGGTCACCTGCGGGTCTTCCTCGACCTGCCGGGCTCGCTGCGCACCCTGGTCTCGACCACCCTGCGCCGCTCGCCCGACGCCTCGCACTGGCGCCGCTCACTCGCCGCGCACCTCGACGACGCCGGGGCCGGTGACGAGACGGTGGCCGTGACCCGGCGCGAGCTGGTGGTGCTCGAGCAGCTCACCACCGACCTGACCCACGCCCAGATCGCCGCGGGCCTGTTCGTCTCCGAGAACACGCTCAAGTCGCACTGCCGCAACCTCTACCGCAAGCTCGGCGTGCACAGCCGGGAGGAGGCCGTGCGCATCGCACGCGTCCGGGGGTGGCTGGGGGCGTCATCCCGGGGTGAGAAGGTGCTCGACGTCAATATCACCCAGACGCCTGAGGTCATCGAACTGTGA
- a CDS encoding glycosyltransferase family 2 protein: protein MRDFLESAVIGFNSFVIIYFLALNSLYLLIVLIAARAQRRAQRMSSETALEDLFANPLTPGVSVLVPAYNEEPSIVSSVHSILDLRYPQLEVVIVDDGSTDGTFDVLQQEFELQPSTRVAAGVVETVGQVNSVHISRDGQIVVIRKENARRRGDALNVALEYSRYPLVCMIDADSVLEKDALMHVVRPFVDDPEHVAATGGAIRPINGCPTERGMILEKRLPKAWAPRIQVVEYLRSFLLGRVGWSAFNGLMIISGAFGLFRRDLVQQIGGLTADSLAEDADLVNSLHHRLRQEKQSYRIVFVPHPVCWTEVPENLKILSRQRRRWSHGLLEVLWRFRGMIANPRYGRMGLLVLPYYVVFELLTPIVEILGLICLPLGIAFGILNWQAAVLYALVAIGYGILLSVVAIVVDDLSYQTYRRWKDLGILLVAAFLENFGFRQMHAFWRLRGLWSGIRGSNAAWGEMPRVGFKETSGASAS, encoded by the coding sequence GTGAGAGATTTCCTCGAATCCGCGGTGATCGGATTCAACTCGTTCGTCATCATCTACTTCCTGGCGCTCAACTCGCTGTACCTGCTGATCGTGCTGATCGCCGCCCGGGCGCAGCGGCGCGCCCAGCGGATGTCGTCGGAGACGGCGCTGGAAGACCTGTTCGCCAATCCGCTGACGCCCGGTGTGTCGGTCCTCGTGCCCGCCTACAACGAGGAACCGTCGATCGTGTCGAGCGTGCACTCGATCCTCGACCTGCGGTACCCGCAGCTCGAGGTGGTGATCGTCGACGACGGTTCCACCGACGGCACTTTCGACGTGCTGCAGCAGGAGTTCGAGCTCCAGCCCAGCACCCGGGTCGCAGCCGGCGTGGTCGAGACGGTCGGCCAGGTCAACTCCGTGCACATCTCGCGGGACGGCCAGATCGTGGTCATCCGCAAGGAGAACGCCCGGCGCCGCGGTGACGCCCTGAACGTCGCCCTGGAGTACTCGCGCTATCCGCTGGTCTGCATGATCGACGCGGACTCGGTGCTGGAGAAGGACGCGCTGATGCACGTGGTGCGGCCGTTCGTCGACGACCCGGAGCACGTCGCCGCCACCGGTGGCGCCATCCGGCCGATCAACGGCTGCCCGACCGAGCGCGGCATGATCCTCGAGAAGCGTCTCCCCAAGGCCTGGGCACCCCGCATCCAGGTGGTGGAGTACCTGCGCTCGTTCCTGCTGGGCCGCGTCGGCTGGTCGGCCTTCAACGGCCTGATGATCATCTCGGGGGCGTTCGGCCTGTTCCGCCGCGACCTGGTGCAGCAGATCGGCGGCCTGACCGCGGACTCGCTGGCCGAGGACGCCGACCTGGTCAACAGCCTGCACCACCGGCTGCGCCAGGAGAAGCAGAGCTACCGGATCGTCTTCGTGCCGCACCCGGTGTGCTGGACCGAGGTGCCGGAGAACCTGAAGATCCTGAGCCGTCAGCGCCGGCGCTGGTCGCACGGCCTGCTCGAGGTGCTGTGGCGCTTCCGCGGGATGATCGCGAACCCGCGTTACGGCCGGATGGGCCTGCTGGTGCTGCCGTACTACGTGGTGTTCGAGCTGCTCACGCCGATCGTGGAGATCCTCGGCCTGATCTGCCTGCCGCTGGGCATCGCCTTCGGCATCCTGAACTGGCAGGCGGCCGTGCTCTACGCCCTGGTGGCGATCGGCTACGGCATCCTGCTCTCGGTGGTCGCGATCGTGGTCGACGACCTGTCGTACCAGACCTACCGGCGCTGGAAGGATCTCGGGATCCTGCTGGTGGCCGCGTTCCTGGAGAACTTCGGGTTCCGCCAGATGCACGCCTTCTGGCGCCTGCGAGGCCTGTGGTCGGGCATCCGCGGGTCGAACGCCGCCTGGGGTGAGATGCCCCGGGTCGGGTTCAAGGAAACCAGCGGTGCGTCGGCGAGCTGA
- a CDS encoding response regulator transcription factor yields MSSIVVVDDDSDIRGLLEFKLSAAGHTVTAEADGEAGLAAIMDVRPDVVVLDWMMPRMSGIEVCLELRKDPSMADTPVLFLTAKAQESDVQRGFAAGGNDYVIKPFSPRELSSRIDALLARTPR; encoded by the coding sequence TCCGACATCCGGGGTCTGCTGGAATTCAAGCTGTCCGCGGCCGGTCACACGGTGACCGCCGAGGCCGACGGCGAAGCCGGTCTGGCCGCCATCATGGACGTCCGCCCGGACGTCGTGGTGCTGGACTGGATGATGCCGCGGATGAGCGGCATCGAGGTCTGCCTCGAGCTCCGCAAGGACCCGTCGATGGCGGACACCCCGGTGCTCTTCCTGACCGCCAAGGCCCAGGAGTCGGACGTGCAGCGCGGTTTCGCCGCCGGCGGCAACGACTACGTGATCAAACCCTTCAGTCCGCGCGAGCTGTCCAGCCGGATCGACGCGCTGTTGGCTCGGACACCACGATGA
- a CDS encoding organic hydroperoxide resistance protein, with amino-acid sequence MPEALYSATSTAWGGREGRAASTDGRVDVSLSMPAGLGGDDGPGTNPEQLFATGYAACFHSALKGAARQQKVDISDSAVSVTISLLGSRESGLDLAARIEAQIGGVDAETAQRLLEQAHQMCPYSRATRGNISQEVLLVGGDPD; translated from the coding sequence ATGCCTGAAGCTCTTTACAGCGCGACGTCGACGGCGTGGGGCGGCCGGGAGGGCCGGGCCGCCTCCACCGACGGACGCGTCGACGTGTCGCTCTCGATGCCCGCCGGCCTGGGCGGCGACGACGGCCCGGGCACCAACCCGGAGCAGCTCTTCGCCACCGGTTACGCGGCCTGCTTCCACAGTGCCCTCAAGGGGGCGGCACGACAGCAGAAGGTCGACATCAGCGACTCGGCCGTGTCCGTGACGATCAGCCTGCTCGGCAGCCGGGAGAGCGGGCTCGACCTGGCCGCCCGCATCGAGGCGCAGATCGGCGGGGTCGACGCCGAGACCGCGCAGCGGCTGCTCGAGCAGGCCCACCAGATGTGCCCGTACTCGCGGGCCACACGCGGCAACATCAGCCAGGAAGTGCTGCTCGTGGGCGGGGATCCGGACTGA
- a CDS encoding response regulator, whose amino-acid sequence MNAAQHQDWILLVDDSSEDRELLQHTLRRNKFRGRVEEARDGIEAIDRLCCRGTWAGEDPNDLPRAVFLDVKMPRLSGVEVLRELRSTPHLAAVPVVMLTSSAEERDILACYSLGANSYVVKPVDMDEYFRSIADVGRYWVALNRTPTEYPRANTTAPAGR is encoded by the coding sequence GTGAACGCGGCCCAGCATCAGGACTGGATCCTGCTGGTCGACGACTCCTCCGAAGACCGCGAACTGCTGCAGCACACGCTGCGGCGCAACAAGTTCCGGGGCCGGGTCGAAGAGGCCCGCGACGGCATCGAGGCCATCGACCGGCTCTGCTGCCGGGGCACCTGGGCCGGGGAAGACCCGAACGACCTGCCGCGCGCGGTCTTTCTCGACGTGAAGATGCCGAGGCTCAGCGGCGTCGAGGTGCTGCGCGAGCTCCGCTCCACGCCTCATCTGGCCGCGGTGCCGGTGGTGATGCTGACGTCCTCGGCCGAGGAACGCGACATCCTGGCCTGCTACTCGCTCGGCGCCAACAGCTATGTCGTCAAGCCCGTCGACATGGACGAATACTTCCGGTCGATCGCGGACGTCGGACGTTACTGGGTCGCCCTGAACCGAACCCCGACGGAGTACCCACGTGCCAACACCACTGCGCCTGCTGGTCGCTGA
- a CDS encoding ATP-binding response regulator, whose protein sequence is MPTPLRLLVAEDFPPDAELILSEVRRAGYDPVATVVDTAGKFLRALDDEPEVVICDYTLPTMTAPDALAILQAKSPDLPLIVVSGTMDEATCVNSLRLGAADYLLKDRLSRLGPAIDHALARRELDRVARAAEQRRDETMNILLGLVENSVAAISVQNLSGNTMVSNRLYNQLSTDHPPLASAAPIRTAGVEILQRQELFTVDGEQRTFHAVRYPVRDGTDTVFAVGSILVDITEQKRVEADLRRARTELEARNEQLDVANAELREVDRLKTEFVASVSHELRTPLTSIRGYAELLLDEAEESDTQTAKMLDIIDRNARRLLNLVEDLLLLSKIDSRTLTHEFVEVDLADLAEGALLVLRPSAEAAGVTLHLRCEGELPVLGDRSQLERVLLNLLSNAVKFSHESGDVVVRGSIEGDEVVVAVVDSGLGVSAEELPKLFNRFFRSASDAAHKIPGTGLGLAVVREIVENHGGSVGMDSVLGEGSTVTVRIPRRR, encoded by the coding sequence GTGCCAACACCACTGCGCCTGCTGGTCGCTGAGGACTTCCCGCCGGACGCCGAGCTGATCCTCTCGGAGGTCCGGCGGGCCGGTTACGACCCGGTGGCCACCGTGGTCGACACCGCGGGCAAGTTCCTGCGCGCGCTCGACGACGAGCCCGAGGTCGTGATCTGCGACTACACGCTGCCCACGATGACGGCCCCCGACGCGCTGGCCATCTTGCAGGCCAAGAGCCCCGACCTTCCGCTGATCGTGGTCTCCGGCACGATGGACGAGGCCACCTGCGTGAACTCGCTGCGCCTGGGCGCGGCCGACTACCTGCTGAAAGACCGCCTGAGCAGGCTCGGCCCGGCGATCGACCACGCCCTGGCCCGGCGCGAGCTCGACCGGGTGGCGCGCGCGGCCGAGCAGCGCCGCGACGAGACCATGAACATCCTGCTCGGTCTGGTCGAGAACTCGGTCGCCGCGATCAGCGTGCAGAACCTGAGCGGCAACACGATGGTCAGCAACCGGCTCTACAACCAGCTCTCCACCGATCATCCGCCCCTGGCCAGCGCCGCCCCGATCCGCACCGCCGGGGTCGAGATCCTGCAGCGCCAGGAGTTGTTCACGGTCGACGGCGAGCAGCGCACCTTCCACGCCGTGCGGTACCCGGTGCGCGACGGCACCGACACGGTGTTCGCGGTCGGCTCGATCCTCGTCGACATCACCGAGCAGAAGCGGGTCGAGGCCGACCTGCGCCGGGCCCGCACCGAGCTCGAGGCCCGCAACGAGCAGCTCGACGTGGCCAACGCCGAGCTGCGTGAGGTCGACCGGCTGAAAACGGAATTCGTCGCCTCGGTGAGCCATGAGCTGCGCACCCCGCTGACCAGTATCCGCGGGTACGCCGAGCTGCTGCTCGACGAGGCCGAGGAGTCCGACACCCAGACCGCGAAGATGCTCGACATCATCGACCGCAACGCCCGGCGCCTGCTCAACCTGGTCGAAGACCTGCTGCTGCTCTCGAAGATCGACTCGCGCACGCTCACCCACGAGTTCGTCGAGGTCGACCTGGCCGACCTGGCCGAGGGGGCGCTGCTGGTGCTCAGGCCCAGTGCCGAGGCGGCCGGCGTCACGCTGCATCTGCGCTGCGAGGGCGAACTTCCGGTCCTCGGCGACCGTTCGCAGCTCGAGCGGGTGCTGCTGAACCTGCTGAGCAACGCCGTCAAATTTTCCCACGAGAGTGGGGACGTGGTGGTGCGGGGATCGATCGAGGGCGACGAGGTGGTGGTCGCGGTGGTCGACAGCGGTCTCGGTGTGTCCGCCGAGGAACTGCCCAAGCTGTTCAACCGCTTCTTCCGCTCGGCCAGCGACGCCGCGCACAAGATCCCCGGCACCGGGCTGGGCCTGGCCGTGGTGCGCGAGATCGTCGAGAACCACGGTGGCAGTGTCGGGATGGACTCGGTGCTCGGTGAGGGCAGCACGGTCACCGTGCGGATCCCGCGCCGCAGGTAA
- a CDS encoding HEAT repeat domain-containing protein — translation MRTEAILLIAATLNLAVIIVLSLSTALLKARRERRARRHEEELALLRPVMMRYLATWEDGDAHDLADMLIGYRGVTTSFEELVAGLLPKLRGADRSMLVDILRRRGTIEEARQGTASRRPVRRYRAVELLGAAGVSEGIPEAAKLLGDRNTDVRLAAVRALGRIGTGEAGAALLEHLDSEEGVKHPIPPHPVTMALLRIGTDATEPLIRALEAESVEVRTIATEVLGVLGVYPAVAGLQTRMRVDPSLSVRLGATHALGRLSMPGSVDDLTAMLRTEEDTEVLAAVCTALGRIADPATVPELEQAVAHPHPTVRVAAAMALVPFGETGLDRLREIAQRDAEGGDAAREVLARNSIATDTTPLISL, via the coding sequence ATGAGGACCGAGGCGATCCTCCTGATCGCCGCCACTCTCAACCTGGCCGTCATCATCGTTCTCTCGCTGAGCACGGCCCTGCTGAAGGCCCGGCGCGAGCGCCGGGCCCGCCGGCACGAGGAGGAGCTCGCGCTCCTGCGGCCGGTGATGATGCGGTACCTGGCGACCTGGGAGGACGGCGACGCGCACGACCTCGCGGACATGCTCATCGGGTACCGCGGCGTCACCACGTCGTTCGAGGAGCTGGTGGCCGGTCTGCTGCCGAAGCTCCGGGGCGCCGACCGGAGCATGCTGGTCGACATCCTGCGCCGGCGCGGCACCATCGAAGAGGCCCGGCAGGGAACGGCTTCCCGCCGTCCGGTGCGCCGGTACCGGGCCGTGGAGCTGCTGGGCGCGGCCGGGGTCAGCGAGGGGATCCCGGAGGCGGCCAAGCTGCTCGGCGACCGCAACACCGACGTGCGGCTCGCCGCCGTGCGGGCCCTGGGCCGGATCGGCACCGGGGAGGCGGGCGCGGCCCTGCTGGAGCACCTGGACTCGGAGGAGGGCGTCAAGCACCCGATCCCTCCGCACCCCGTGACCATGGCCCTGCTGCGCATCGGCACCGACGCCACCGAGCCGCTCATCCGGGCGCTCGAGGCGGAGTCGGTGGAGGTGCGGACCATCGCCACCGAGGTCCTCGGCGTGCTGGGCGTCTATCCCGCCGTCGCCGGACTGCAGACCCGTATGCGGGTCGACCCGAGCCTGTCGGTCCGGCTGGGCGCCACCCACGCCCTGGGCCGTCTGAGCATGCCCGGCTCGGTCGACGACCTGACCGCGATGCTGCGCACCGAGGAGGACACCGAGGTCCTCGCCGCTGTCTGCACCGCACTCGGCCGGATCGCCGACCCGGCCACGGTTCCCGAACTGGAGCAGGCGGTGGCACATCCTCACCCGACCGTCCGGGTGGCCGCCGCCATGGCCCTGGTGCCGTTCGGTGAGACCGGCCTGGACCGGCTGCGCGAGATCGCGCAGCGGGACGCCGAGGGCGGTGACGCGGCGCGGGAGGTCCTCGCGAGGAACTCGATCGCCACGGACACGACGCCGCTGATCTCCCTGTAG
- a CDS encoding M3 family metallopeptidase, whose protein sequence is MSSLDPANPFAQASDLPYGLPPFRRIREEHYLPAFRVGMAEQLREVRAIVDDATPVTPASVLDPLEASGALLSRVSRVFVNLVSSSITDGLREIEAEVNPLLAAHRDRIVMDAGLFAKISELYARRDEIADEETRRLLMRHHDDMVRAGAALSPGDQERLRAVNQDLAQLAATFREDLRSDTNDLAVHLDDVSRLEGLPADAIAAARAAAQGRGLRGYLLTLILPTGQPALAALKDRQVRQGLHLASVSRGRRDNAYDTRATLTRLVTLRAQRAELLGFENHAAYVVADQTAKTVDQVMQLLTGLVGPAVENARQEQEELTRRLHADGVEGDLQPWDWAYYSELVAQERFSRDASVLRPYFELNSVLREGVFAAAGGLYGLHFVKRDDLHAYADDVDVYEVFDEAGAGVGLVLTDWYTRDSKRGGAWMNAFADQSHLLSQAPVTVINLNLGRPPQGSPTLLTLDEVRTTFHEFGHVLHGLLSDVRYPTLSGTEVPRDCVEFPSQVNEMWAWQPELLRRYARHHETGEALPADTLDAVLSAQSHGQGQQTVEMLAACLLDQAWHQRPASAPQITPEQVDAFEQQVLAGHGLDLPTVPPRYGTTYFEHIFGSDYSAGYYSYLWSEVLDADTVEWFLAGGGLDRALGRRFRDHVLSRGGAVDPMAAVEKVLGRPPRLEPLLERRGLLPVG, encoded by the coding sequence ATGAGTTCCCTCGATCCGGCGAATCCGTTCGCGCAGGCCAGTGATCTTCCCTACGGTCTGCCACCGTTCCGGCGCATCCGTGAGGAGCACTACCTTCCCGCGTTCCGTGTCGGCATGGCCGAGCAGCTTCGTGAGGTGCGGGCGATCGTCGACGACGCGACGCCGGTCACACCGGCCTCGGTGCTCGATCCGCTGGAGGCCTCGGGAGCGCTGCTGAGCCGGGTGTCCCGGGTCTTCGTCAACCTGGTGAGCTCCTCGATCACCGACGGCCTGCGCGAGATCGAGGCCGAGGTGAACCCGCTGCTGGCCGCCCACCGCGACCGGATCGTCATGGACGCCGGGCTGTTCGCGAAGATCAGCGAGCTGTACGCCCGGCGCGACGAGATCGCCGACGAGGAGACCCGGCGCCTGCTCATGCGCCACCACGACGACATGGTGCGGGCCGGTGCCGCTCTCTCGCCCGGCGACCAGGAGCGGCTGCGGGCCGTCAACCAGGACCTGGCGCAGCTGGCGGCGACCTTCCGCGAAGACCTGCGGTCCGACACCAACGACCTGGCCGTGCACCTCGACGACGTGTCCCGGCTCGAGGGTCTGCCGGCCGACGCGATCGCCGCCGCCAGGGCCGCGGCCCAGGGCCGGGGGCTGCGCGGTTACCTGCTCACGCTGATCCTGCCCACCGGCCAGCCCGCCCTGGCCGCGCTGAAAGACCGCCAGGTGCGCCAGGGGCTGCACCTGGCCTCGGTCTCGCGCGGCCGCCGGGACAACGCCTACGACACCCGGGCCACGCTGACCCGGCTGGTGACCCTGCGGGCGCAGCGGGCGGAGCTGCTCGGCTTCGAGAACCACGCCGCCTACGTGGTCGCCGACCAGACCGCGAAGACCGTCGACCAGGTCATGCAGCTGCTCACCGGCCTGGTCGGGCCGGCCGTGGAGAACGCCCGGCAGGAGCAGGAGGAGCTGACGCGGCGCCTGCACGCCGACGGCGTCGAGGGCGACCTGCAGCCCTGGGACTGGGCGTACTACTCGGAACTGGTCGCGCAGGAACGGTTCTCCCGCGACGCGAGCGTGCTGCGGCCCTACTTCGAGCTGAACTCGGTGCTGCGGGAGGGCGTGTTCGCGGCCGCCGGCGGCCTCTACGGCCTGCACTTCGTCAAGCGCGACGACCTGCACGCCTACGCCGACGACGTGGACGTGTACGAGGTGTTCGACGAGGCCGGCGCCGGGGTCGGGCTGGTGCTCACCGACTGGTACACCCGCGACTCCAAGCGCGGTGGGGCCTGGATGAACGCGTTCGCCGACCAGTCGCACCTGCTCTCGCAGGCCCCGGTGACCGTCATCAACCTCAACCTGGGGCGACCGCCGCAGGGGTCGCCGACGCTGCTGACGCTCGACGAGGTGCGCACCACGTTCCACGAGTTCGGGCACGTGCTGCACGGGCTGCTCTCGGACGTGCGCTACCCGACGCTCTCGGGCACCGAGGTGCCGCGTGACTGCGTGGAGTTCCCCTCGCAGGTCAACGAGATGTGGGCCTGGCAGCCGGAACTGCTGCGCCGCTACGCCCGGCACCACGAGACCGGCGAGGCGCTGCCGGCCGACACGCTCGACGCGGTGCTGTCCGCCCAGTCGCACGGGCAGGGGCAGCAGACGGTCGAGATGCTCGCCGCCTGCCTGCTCGACCAGGCCTGGCACCAGCGCCCGGCCTCCGCCCCGCAGATCACGCCGGAGCAGGTGGACGCGTTCGAGCAGCAGGTGCTGGCCGGTCACGGGCTGGACCTGCCCACCGTGCCGCCCCGCTACGGCACCACCTACTTCGAGCACATCTTCGGCAGCGACTACAGCGCCGGCTACTACTCCTACCTCTGGAGCGAGGTGCTCGACGCCGACACGGTGGAGTGGTTCCTCGCGGGCGGTGGTCTCGACCGCGCTCTGGGCCGCCGGTTCCGTGATCACGTGCTCTCCCGGGGTGGTGCGGTGGATCCGATGGCCGCCGTGGAGAAGGTGCTCGGCCGCCCGCCCCGGCTGGAGCCCCTGCTGGAGCGGCGCGGCCTGCTGCCGGTGGGTTAG